Proteins encoded by one window of Hyphomicrobium nitrativorans NL23:
- a CDS encoding flagellar hook-basal body complex protein FliE, with amino-acid sequence MLDGVGRFPSVGTGSQYGLAQPTPVAPAPTPQTAPVRTEPLPSDFGAVLGQMTLEAISTLRSSEQTAVAGVRGQATAQQVVEAVMDAEQTLQTAIAIRDKVVASYLEVSRMAI; translated from the coding sequence ATGCTGGACGGCGTTGGGCGATTTCCGAGTGTCGGCACGGGAAGCCAATACGGCCTCGCGCAGCCTACCCCCGTGGCACCCGCGCCCACTCCGCAGACGGCGCCCGTTCGCACCGAGCCATTGCCGAGCGACTTCGGCGCTGTGCTCGGGCAGATGACGCTCGAAGCCATCAGTACGTTGCGTTCGAGCGAGCAGACGGCGGTTGCAGGCGTTCGCGGTCAGGCTACGGCGCAGCAGGTGGTCGAGGCCGTCATGGATGCCGAGCAGACGTTGCAGACCGCTATCGCCATCCGCGACAAAGTCGTCGCGTCCTATCTCGAAGTCAGCCGTATGGCTATCTAG
- a CDS encoding flagellar basal body-associated FliL family protein — protein sequence MAKKDTKGEGKGGGGLIGVVVVTVLALACGAGFGFYIDAQLKSRAGAIPQEKVEAPAGAPAPAAPAASPTARLVALAPIVANLSEPSTAWMRVEASILVDDTEPGSDLLAAQLAEDILAYLRTTTLTQFQGASGFQNLREDFKDRATIRDPGRIKDVIIHGVVVE from the coding sequence TTGGCCAAGAAGGACACGAAGGGCGAAGGCAAGGGCGGCGGCGGACTTATCGGAGTCGTCGTCGTGACCGTGCTTGCGCTCGCGTGTGGCGCGGGGTTCGGCTTCTATATCGATGCCCAACTGAAATCCCGGGCAGGAGCGATCCCTCAAGAGAAGGTCGAAGCACCCGCCGGGGCGCCCGCGCCCGCGGCTCCCGCTGCGTCTCCGACGGCGCGGCTCGTGGCGCTTGCGCCGATTGTCGCCAACCTTTCCGAGCCGTCGACCGCGTGGATGCGAGTCGAGGCGTCGATCCTGGTCGACGATACAGAGCCTGGTTCCGATCTGTTGGCTGCCCAGCTTGCCGAAGATATTCTCGCTTACCTCAGAACCACGACGCTTACCCAGTTCCAGGGAGCGAGCGGGTTCCAAAACCTGCGCGAGGACTTCAAGGACCGCGCCACCATTCGCGATCCCGGCCGGATCAAGGACGTCATCATCCATGGAGTGGTTGTGGAATGA
- the flhB gene encoding flagellar biosynthesis protein FlhB, which produces MSDQPDKASKTEEATEKKIRDALEKGQTASSREVATLAGLIATLGALYFFLSSSVLNVRDSLASFIDRPEAFSLKSGADASALLFIVGMEGIKMVGPIVLLLMFAGVAASVVQNQPRIVGTRIEPKLERISLVKGWTRIFGLKGMVEFLKSVFKFLTVGIAGYIALRNADRDIINALFMEPVAIPELMKQMGIKVLVAVIITVAFLVAADIAWSRFSWRRDLRMTKQEVKDEHKQMEGDPLIRMKLRSMQRDRARRRMIASVPKATLIVANPTHYSVALRYVREEGGAPVVVAKGKDLVALKIRFIAEQNGIPIYEDRMLARSLYASVEVDKMIPPEFYKAVAGIILFFAQKGQTARPAM; this is translated from the coding sequence ATGTCTGATCAGCCAGACAAAGCAAGTAAAACAGAAGAGGCGACAGAGAAGAAGATTCGCGATGCCCTGGAAAAAGGGCAGACCGCTTCATCGCGCGAGGTCGCGACGCTGGCGGGCCTTATCGCGACGCTCGGCGCACTCTACTTCTTCCTCTCCAGCAGCGTTTTGAACGTTCGGGATTCTCTGGCGAGTTTCATCGATCGGCCGGAGGCGTTTTCGCTCAAGTCCGGTGCGGACGCTTCGGCACTTCTGTTTATCGTCGGGATGGAGGGGATCAAGATGGTCGGTCCTATCGTGCTCCTTCTCATGTTCGCCGGTGTCGCGGCCTCCGTGGTGCAGAACCAGCCGAGGATCGTCGGCACCAGGATCGAGCCCAAGCTCGAACGCATTTCCCTCGTCAAAGGATGGACGCGCATTTTCGGCCTCAAGGGGATGGTCGAATTTCTGAAGAGCGTCTTCAAATTCCTGACGGTTGGCATTGCCGGCTATATCGCGCTCCGCAACGCGGATCGCGACATCATCAATGCGCTGTTCATGGAGCCCGTTGCGATCCCTGAGCTCATGAAGCAGATGGGGATCAAAGTGCTGGTCGCCGTGATTATCACGGTGGCCTTCCTCGTTGCGGCGGATATTGCGTGGTCGCGCTTCTCCTGGCGTCGCGATCTGCGCATGACAAAGCAAGAGGTGAAGGATGAGCATAAGCAGATGGAAGGCGACCCGCTCATCCGCATGAAGCTGCGCTCCATGCAGCGCGATCGCGCGCGGCGGCGGATGATCGCGTCCGTGCCGAAGGCGACGCTGATCGTTGCCAACCCGACACACTACTCGGTTGCTTTGCGCTATGTGCGGGAAGAAGGCGGCGCGCCAGTCGTTGTCGCCAAAGGAAAAGATCTCGTTGCGCTCAAGATCCGCTTCATCGCGGAGCAGAACGGCATCCCAATTTACGAAGATCGGATGCTGGCACGCTCGCTCTACGCAAGCGTCGAGGTGGATAAGATGATTCCACCGGAGTTCTACAAGGCGGTCGCCGGAATCATTCTGTTCTTCGCTCAAAAAGGACAGACGGCCCGACCGGCCATGTGA
- the flgH gene encoding flagellar basal body L-ring protein FlgH has product MTRHAIIPLSSRPKPTLSRAAPGVVALTLAMLSGACAVDPADIGREPALSAVGSGLLANRMPLPAEPAPRPAYRPGNSIWQDASADLFRDPRARKIGDVVTVRISIKDKASIDNNSKRSRDSKAKLKPKLIYDATTSGGTAVSGDLSLDAQVDAGTSTDSKGRINRSEDIKLLVAAVVTGVLPNGNLIISGSQEVRVNFEVRELSVAGIVRPRDISTDNTVAYEKVAEARISYGGRGRISEVQQPAVVHQLFDLLTPF; this is encoded by the coding sequence ATGACGAGGCACGCAATCATACCGCTCAGTTCCCGGCCAAAGCCGACGCTCTCGCGCGCGGCGCCAGGTGTCGTCGCGCTCACGCTCGCCATGCTGTCGGGTGCCTGCGCCGTCGATCCGGCCGATATCGGGCGCGAGCCGGCGCTCAGCGCTGTCGGCTCCGGTTTGCTCGCGAACCGCATGCCGCTTCCTGCGGAACCGGCGCCGCGCCCGGCTTACCGGCCCGGAAACTCGATCTGGCAGGATGCGAGCGCGGATCTGTTCCGCGATCCGCGAGCGCGCAAGATCGGCGATGTGGTGACGGTGAGGATTTCGATCAAAGACAAGGCGAGCATCGACAACAATTCGAAGCGCTCGCGCGACTCCAAGGCCAAGCTGAAGCCGAAGCTGATCTATGACGCGACGACGTCGGGAGGGACGGCGGTGTCGGGCGATCTTTCGCTCGATGCGCAGGTCGATGCCGGGACTTCGACGGACAGCAAGGGCCGCATCAACAGATCCGAGGATATCAAGCTCTTGGTCGCTGCCGTCGTTACGGGTGTGCTGCCGAACGGCAATCTTATCATCAGCGGGAGCCAGGAAGTTCGCGTGAACTTCGAGGTGCGCGAACTCAGCGTGGCTGGGATCGTGAGGCCGCGCGACATTTCGACGGACAATACGGTCGCGTACGAGAAGGTCGCGGAGGCGCGGATTTCCTACGGCGGGCGCGGCCGGATTTCGGAAGTGCAGCAGCCAGCGGTGGTCCACCAGCTCTTCGATCTTCTGACGCCGTTCTAG
- a CDS encoding DUF1217 domain-containing protein, which translates to MLTTSDSYRLVSQNLTRSLTTLAKEPQVARESKNYLEKIGEIKSVDDFMKNDRVYRYAMKAFGLEDMAYAKAFVRKVLTEGVSDPKAFANTLTDVRFKDLAATFNFAANGEAATEGHDARQGTVDRFVRLSLEQRSGEQNEGVRLALYFARKAPNLTSAMGLLADRALFKVAQTALGFAAETALMDVDKQADMYAKRINVADFKEPKKLEAFITRFTTMWEMNNRAPQQQFTNLTPFMAGGAPIGISSDVLASIQTLKLGGR; encoded by the coding sequence GTGCTCACCACATCGGACAGTTACAGACTGGTTTCCCAAAATCTCACGAGATCGCTCACCACGCTCGCGAAAGAGCCCCAGGTGGCGCGCGAGTCGAAGAACTATTTGGAGAAGATCGGCGAAATCAAAAGCGTCGACGATTTCATGAAGAACGACCGGGTCTACCGATACGCCATGAAAGCGTTCGGCCTTGAGGACATGGCCTACGCCAAGGCCTTCGTACGTAAAGTCCTGACCGAAGGCGTGTCGGACCCGAAGGCCTTCGCCAACACCCTGACGGATGTCCGCTTCAAGGACTTGGCCGCGACGTTCAATTTCGCAGCGAACGGCGAAGCCGCCACCGAAGGCCACGACGCTCGTCAAGGCACCGTGGACCGCTTCGTGCGCCTGTCGCTGGAACAACGCTCCGGCGAGCAGAACGAAGGCGTCCGCCTCGCCCTCTACTTCGCCCGCAAGGCCCCGAACCTCACGAGCGCAATGGGCCTCCTCGCCGACCGCGCGCTCTTCAAGGTTGCGCAGACCGCGTTGGGCTTTGCCGCCGAGACGGCCCTCATGGACGTCGACAAGCAGGCCGACATGTATGCGAAACGCATCAATGTCGCCGACTTTAAGGAGCCAAAAAAGCTCGAAGCGTTCATCACCCGCTTCACGACCATGTGGGAGATGAACAACCGTGCGCCGCAACAGCAGTTCACCAACCTCACGCCGTTCATGGCGGGCGGCGCCCCCATCGGCATATCGAGCGATGTGCTCGCCAGCATACAAACCCTGAAGCTCGGAGGACGTTAA
- a CDS encoding MotE family protein yields MRWLEAERGNENGAASGGRLLALGLALGVLGFAGGIVAPAAAQRNWDPIVATAPGGALQGHQQLPVMVDPRQFPPPGQPSAAVPNDPLPQGAWSPLVTGAIPDRRPAQRRATATPKSGTDAVQSRASPVADGLSPIRPTRGGIVTGTVQSEPAASASDAADDASAPPSRPGPLDALPPNATAAQQYCFNTADTAADARFAWQAKKIQEMEAELNKRAEQLSAKTEEYKTWLARRDEFSRKAHEKLVGFYSRMRADAAAAQLAAIDEETAAAVVTKLETKVASQIMGEMEPAQAAKIASVIAGAARTKPAARRGAAARGAASGARNRDAAATPGNAASARGRPES; encoded by the coding sequence ATGAGGTGGCTGGAAGCGGAGCGCGGAAACGAAAACGGTGCAGCGAGCGGGGGGCGTCTGCTCGCGCTCGGTCTGGCGTTGGGTGTGCTCGGCTTCGCAGGGGGTATCGTGGCGCCTGCCGCTGCCCAGCGAAACTGGGACCCCATTGTCGCGACCGCGCCTGGCGGTGCGCTGCAAGGGCATCAGCAGTTGCCCGTTATGGTCGATCCACGCCAATTTCCGCCCCCTGGGCAGCCGTCCGCCGCGGTCCCCAACGACCCGCTTCCGCAAGGCGCCTGGTCGCCTCTGGTGACGGGAGCCATTCCGGATCGGCGTCCCGCACAGCGGCGCGCGACCGCGACGCCGAAATCTGGGACGGATGCGGTGCAAAGCCGTGCCTCGCCTGTCGCCGACGGGCTGTCTCCGATCCGGCCGACGCGTGGCGGTATCGTAACGGGAACGGTTCAGAGCGAGCCGGCAGCTTCCGCGTCCGATGCGGCCGACGATGCGTCTGCGCCGCCTTCACGGCCCGGTCCCTTGGACGCGCTGCCTCCCAATGCCACGGCGGCGCAGCAATATTGCTTCAATACGGCCGATACGGCCGCGGATGCGCGGTTCGCCTGGCAAGCCAAGAAGATCCAGGAAATGGAGGCCGAGCTCAACAAGCGCGCGGAGCAGCTCTCGGCCAAGACCGAGGAATACAAGACGTGGCTAGCACGGCGCGACGAGTTCTCGCGTAAGGCTCACGAAAAGCTGGTGGGGTTTTATTCGCGCATGCGCGCCGACGCGGCGGCGGCGCAGTTGGCGGCGATCGACGAGGAGACGGCGGCGGCTGTGGTGACGAAGCTCGAAACCAAGGTCGCAAGCCAGATCATGGGCGAGATGGAACCTGCTCAGGCCGCGAAGATCGCGAGCGTCATTGCGGGCGCTGCGCGGACCAAACCTGCCGCGCGCAGAGGTGCTGCCGCACGCGGTGCGGCGTCGGGTGCACGGAATCGGGATGCGGCGGCGACGCCCGGCAATGCAGCCAGCGCGCGGGGGCGCCCTGAATCATGA
- the flgC gene encoding flagellar basal body rod protein FlgC produces the protein MIDPIRIAVKVAASGLEAQSRRMLIVSENLANASSTGNTPGADPYMRKTVSFQAAMDEAMGAKLVKVDRVDVDRKPFRVEYDPGHPAADGNGNVKLPNVDMLVELADIRETNRSYEANLQVVKQARSMMSMTIDLLRSS, from the coding sequence ATGATCGATCCAATTCGGATTGCCGTCAAAGTGGCGGCCTCGGGCCTCGAAGCGCAATCGCGGCGTATGCTTATCGTCTCGGAGAACCTTGCGAACGCGTCATCGACGGGCAATACGCCCGGCGCCGACCCTTACATGCGCAAGACCGTGAGCTTCCAGGCTGCGATGGACGAAGCGATGGGTGCGAAGCTCGTCAAAGTCGATCGCGTCGATGTGGATCGTAAGCCGTTTCGCGTCGAATACGACCCCGGCCATCCTGCGGCGGATGGGAACGGCAACGTCAAGCTTCCGAACGTCGACATGCTCGTCGAGCTTGCCGACATCCGCGAGACCAATCGATCCTATGAAGCGAACCTGCAAGTCGTGAAGCAGGCACGCTCCATGATGTCGATGACCATCGATCTGCTCAGGAGCTCGTAA
- the flgB gene encoding flagellar basal body rod protein FlgB — MDVTNFFSIASQQNRWLGVRQSVIAQNIAHVNTPGYKALDVEPFEAVLNATGLKMQKTQASHLSPASGTGSDAQTQEESQWAVLHSGNSVSLEEQLFKASEVTGQYSRNTGVMKVFHRMLLASTKG, encoded by the coding sequence ATGGACGTTACAAATTTCTTTTCGATCGCGTCTCAGCAGAATCGCTGGCTCGGCGTGCGCCAGTCGGTGATCGCGCAGAACATCGCGCATGTGAACACGCCCGGCTACAAGGCGCTCGACGTGGAGCCTTTCGAGGCCGTTCTCAACGCGACCGGCCTCAAGATGCAGAAAACGCAGGCCAGCCACTTGAGCCCTGCGAGCGGCACGGGAAGCGACGCTCAAACTCAGGAAGAGTCGCAGTGGGCCGTCTTGCATTCCGGAAACAGCGTGAGCCTCGAAGAGCAGTTGTTCAAGGCGAGCGAAGTGACGGGCCAATATTCGCGTAACACCGGCGTGATGAAGGTGTTCCACCGCATGCTGCTCGCATCGACCAAGGGGTAA
- a CDS encoding usg protein: MSKADNDFVRMLAGYSLTTAEIIYRLPDHPALMQSYIWQDYDLHPRFPKLKSFLEFWSRNLEGKLHQVLVAHAGLIKPHELRLIGTELKLN, from the coding sequence TTGAGCAAGGCCGACAACGATTTTGTCCGCATGCTTGCGGGCTACAGCCTCACCACCGCAGAGATCATCTATCGCCTGCCCGACCATCCCGCTCTGATGCAGAGCTACATCTGGCAGGACTACGATCTCCACCCACGCTTCCCGAAATTGAAAAGCTTCCTGGAGTTCTGGTCGCGCAACCTGGAAGGCAAGCTGCACCAGGTGCTCGTCGCGCACGCCGGATTGATCAAGCCGCACGAACTCCGCCTGATCGGAACCGAGCTCAAGCTCAACTGA
- the flgG gene encoding flagellar basal-body rod protein FlgG, with the protein MRALAIAATGMNAQQTNLEVTANNIANINTTGYKRTRAEFTDLLYQAERALGAPARGGAANLPEGAYVGLGVRTAAIRHLHQQGSLAQTTNKLDLALNGRGWFQITGADGETFYTRDGAFNKNDQGQIVTLDGYEVQPAMTVPQDAVDIIVNETGEIYVTLDGQIEPQLIGQLTLASFVNDAGLEPLGGNLYRETESSGDPVTGVPGDPGFGRIHQGYLENSNVDAVKEITQLISAQRAYEMNSKVIQTVDSMYGTVANNMR; encoded by the coding sequence ATGAGAGCGCTTGCGATTGCTGCGACGGGCATGAACGCTCAGCAGACGAATCTTGAGGTGACCGCGAACAACATCGCGAACATCAATACGACCGGCTACAAGCGCACGCGTGCCGAATTCACCGATCTTCTCTATCAGGCAGAGCGGGCGCTCGGCGCGCCGGCGCGCGGAGGCGCGGCAAACCTTCCGGAAGGCGCCTATGTGGGCCTTGGCGTGCGGACGGCTGCGATCCGCCATTTGCATCAGCAGGGTTCGCTCGCGCAGACGACGAACAAGCTCGACCTCGCGCTCAACGGCCGTGGGTGGTTCCAGATCACGGGGGCCGACGGCGAGACGTTCTATACGCGCGATGGTGCGTTCAACAAGAACGACCAGGGCCAGATCGTGACGCTGGACGGCTATGAGGTGCAGCCGGCCATGACGGTGCCGCAAGATGCCGTCGACATCATCGTCAACGAGACGGGCGAGATCTACGTGACACTTGACGGGCAGATTGAGCCGCAGCTCATCGGCCAGCTCACGCTTGCGTCGTTCGTCAACGATGCGGGTCTGGAGCCCTTGGGCGGCAACCTTTACCGGGAGACGGAATCTTCGGGCGATCCTGTCACCGGCGTGCCAGGCGATCCGGGCTTCGGGCGCATTCATCAGGGCTACCTTGAGAATTCGAACGTCGATGCCGTGAAGGAGATCACGCAGCTCATCTCGGCACAGCGCGCCTACGAGATGAACTCGAAAGTCATCCAGACGGTGGATTCGATGTACGGCACGGTGGCCAACAACATGCGGTAA
- the flgI gene encoding flagellar basal body P-ring protein FlgI, with amino-acid sequence MTRCATLFLVLAAVAALAPGAADATTRIKDITAVQGVRANQLVGYGLVVGLNGSGDSLRNAPFTAQSLESMLDQMGVNVRDSASRTRNVAAVLVTADLPPFAGRGARIDVTVSSLGDATSLAGGSLVMTPLNGADGAIYAVAQGPVAVSGFQIQGRAETLSQNVPTTGRIPNGALVEREVAGSLDDEETLVLELRNPDFTTAVRIADVINDYTKARYGRPSAREQDLRSVALRRPHNVSAARFLSEVGELVTQADSPARVVIDERTGTVVIGRDVQIATVAVSHGSLTVRITEGAQVSQPEPFSDGETVVVPETFVTVNQEGANLAIMGGTNLETLVRGLNMMGLRPMGIIAILQAIKTSGALQAELVVQ; translated from the coding sequence ATGACGCGCTGCGCCACACTTTTTCTCGTTTTGGCGGCCGTTGCTGCGCTTGCGCCGGGGGCGGCCGACGCCACGACGCGGATCAAGGATATTACAGCCGTTCAGGGCGTGCGGGCCAACCAGCTCGTCGGCTACGGCCTGGTCGTGGGCCTCAACGGCTCGGGGGACAGCTTGCGCAATGCGCCCTTTACGGCGCAGTCGCTCGAATCGATGCTCGATCAGATGGGCGTCAACGTGCGCGACTCCGCTTCGCGGACACGCAATGTCGCGGCTGTGCTCGTGACGGCGGATCTCCCGCCGTTTGCGGGGCGCGGCGCCCGGATCGACGTGACGGTCTCTTCGCTCGGCGATGCCACGTCGCTTGCGGGCGGTTCGCTCGTCATGACGCCGCTCAATGGCGCAGACGGTGCGATCTACGCGGTGGCGCAGGGCCCCGTGGCGGTGAGCGGGTTCCAAATCCAGGGCCGCGCGGAAACGCTCAGCCAGAATGTGCCGACGACGGGACGCATTCCGAATGGCGCACTCGTGGAGCGGGAGGTTGCGGGTTCCCTCGACGATGAGGAGACGCTCGTGCTCGAACTGCGCAACCCGGACTTTACCACTGCGGTTCGCATTGCGGATGTGATCAACGACTACACCAAGGCGCGTTACGGACGGCCTTCGGCGCGCGAGCAGGATCTCAGGAGCGTGGCGTTGAGGCGGCCGCACAACGTGAGCGCGGCGCGGTTTCTTTCCGAGGTCGGCGAACTCGTTACGCAGGCGGATTCTCCTGCACGGGTGGTGATCGACGAGAGAACGGGAACCGTGGTGATCGGGCGGGACGTGCAGATCGCGACGGTGGCGGTTTCGCACGGCAGCCTCACGGTTCGGATTACGGAAGGCGCGCAGGTCTCGCAGCCCGAGCCGTTCTCCGACGGCGAAACCGTGGTGGTGCCGGAGACCTTTGTGACCGTGAACCAGGAAGGCGCAAACCTCGCCATCATGGGCGGCACCAACCTCGAAACGCTGGTGCGAGGCCTCAACATGATGGGTCTCAGGCCCATGGGCATCATCGCCATTCTGCAAGCCATCAAGACGTCCGGTGCGCTTCAAGCGGAGCTTGTGGTGCAATGA
- the motA gene encoding flagellar motor stator protein MotA codes for MTIILGLIITLGCMLGGYVAMGGYVGVLWQPWEFVIILGTALGTFIVANPMKVIKDSLKGLGEAFGNAAPTSRHYLDVMGLLYSLMRELRSKPRNEVEKHIDTPEESAIFQKFSSVLKNRDLTTFICDYCRLIIIGNARTHEVEALMDEEIQTLRSDRLKAYHALTTVADGLPAIGIIAAVLGVIKAMGAISEPPEVLGHLIGAALVGTFAGIFFSYAVFAPLAGKVKTGREKQMRLYIVAKQTLLAFMNGAMPQVAVEYGRKTISAYERPTIDEVEAETLGGGGEAQAA; via the coding sequence GTGACGATTATCCTCGGTCTGATTATTACGCTCGGCTGCATGCTCGGTGGCTACGTGGCCATGGGCGGCTATGTCGGCGTGTTGTGGCAGCCGTGGGAGTTCGTCATCATTCTGGGCACGGCGCTCGGGACGTTCATCGTCGCCAATCCGATGAAGGTCATCAAGGATTCCCTCAAGGGTCTCGGCGAGGCATTCGGCAACGCTGCGCCTACGAGCCGCCATTACCTCGACGTCATGGGGCTTCTTTATTCGCTCATGCGGGAGCTGCGCTCGAAACCGCGCAACGAAGTCGAAAAGCATATCGACACGCCGGAAGAATCGGCGATCTTTCAGAAGTTCAGCTCGGTCCTCAAGAATCGGGATCTCACCACCTTCATCTGCGACTATTGCCGCCTCATCATTATCGGCAATGCGCGCACGCACGAGGTGGAGGCGCTGATGGACGAAGAAATCCAGACGCTGCGCAGCGACAGGCTCAAGGCGTATCATGCGTTGACGACGGTTGCGGACGGGCTTCCCGCCATCGGCATCATTGCCGCCGTGCTCGGTGTCATCAAAGCGATGGGCGCCATTTCCGAGCCGCCCGAAGTACTCGGACACTTGATCGGTGCCGCACTGGTCGGAACGTTTGCCGGTATTTTCTTCTCGTATGCCGTTTTTGCACCGCTAGCAGGCAAGGTGAAGACAGGCCGCGAGAAGCAGATGCGCCTCTACATCGTCGCGAAGCAAACTTTGCTGGCGTTCATGAATGGTGCCATGCCGCAAGTTGCGGTGGAATATGGACGCAAGACCATCTCGGCTTACGAGCGTCCGACGATCGACGAGGTTGAGGCCGAGACGCTCGGAGGCGGCGGCGAGGCTCAGGCGGCGTAG
- the flgA gene encoding flagellar basal body P-ring formation chaperone FlgA produces the protein MAKVRRPVISRMRGWLGVVTCALVGVAVVAGPLRAGEYDYEDDMEPTQTLAQEHVLPVPRVTIYPGDVITENMLSDRPFFGAEYEGRGFAGSQGDLVGRVARQTLLPHLPIAATAVREPHAVVQGRPAVVYFQSGSLIISATAMPLQAGVAGEVISLRNTDSGTTIRGVVQGDGTVRVGLP, from the coding sequence ATGGCGAAGGTCCGGAGACCCGTCATTTCCAGAATGCGGGGCTGGCTTGGGGTCGTGACGTGCGCGCTCGTCGGTGTTGCCGTGGTCGCGGGCCCGTTGCGGGCCGGCGAGTATGACTACGAAGACGACATGGAGCCGACGCAGACGCTTGCGCAGGAGCACGTGCTGCCGGTGCCGCGCGTCACGATCTATCCGGGCGACGTCATCACCGAAAACATGCTGTCGGATCGGCCGTTCTTCGGCGCGGAGTATGAAGGTCGCGGCTTCGCCGGATCGCAGGGCGATCTCGTCGGCAGAGTTGCGCGCCAGACGCTGCTGCCGCATTTGCCCATCGCAGCCACGGCCGTGCGCGAGCCACATGCGGTGGTGCAGGGGCGGCCAGCGGTCGTGTATTTTCAGTCCGGTTCGCTCATCATCTCGGCGACGGCGATGCCGCTTCAGGCGGGTGTTGCGGGTGAAGTCATCAGCTTGCGCAACACCGACAGCGGGACGACGATCCGCGGCGTTGTGCAGGGGGACGGCACGGTTCGCGTGGGGCTGCCATGA
- the fliN gene encoding flagellar motor switch protein FliN, translating to MSQEGSDIRPAAAELQSIMDPAAPENSADALFKSAAQQTAAGQKPHHLETVLQIPVSVKVVLGSATMPVANVLKLGRGAVVPLDRKVGEPVDVVVNGRVIARGEVVVLDEDSSRFGVSLTEVIGTGTGTRVV from the coding sequence ATGAGCCAAGAGGGTTCCGATATTCGTCCCGCCGCAGCGGAGCTGCAATCGATCATGGATCCGGCAGCGCCAGAGAACTCGGCGGACGCTCTTTTCAAGTCCGCTGCGCAGCAGACTGCCGCGGGGCAGAAGCCGCATCATCTTGAGACCGTTTTGCAGATTCCGGTGTCGGTCAAGGTCGTGCTCGGTTCGGCGACGATGCCGGTCGCCAATGTGCTGAAGCTCGGGCGCGGCGCCGTCGTGCCGCTCGACCGGAAGGTTGGCGAGCCGGTCGACGTGGTGGTGAACGGCCGCGTCATCGCACGGGGCGAGGTCGTCGTTCTTGACGAGGACAGCTCGCGGTTCGGCGTGTCGCTTACGGAAGTGATCGGGACCGGGACGGGGACGCGCGTCGTTTGA
- a CDS encoding MarC family protein — protein sequence MFGTALTSFTTFFATVGPIEAAVLFAAFTSGVPVPQRRRIALRATAIASLILVISTLAGGPLLRQLGVSIPALQTAGGIILLMIALDMVFARPTSVFKLSRPEGEEAQQKDDLAVFPLATPLLAGPGAMSAGILLAANAEGNTVELAMTISALGVVMGVTLVLLLLAHELSRYLGVTAQRVLMRVFGILLAAIAVEALFAGLAGSGLVSRG from the coding sequence ATGTTCGGTACGGCACTCACAAGTTTCACGACGTTCTTCGCGACGGTCGGGCCGATCGAGGCTGCGGTGTTGTTTGCGGCATTCACCTCGGGCGTGCCGGTGCCGCAGCGGAGACGGATCGCGCTCAGGGCCACTGCTATCGCGAGCTTGATCCTCGTCATCTCGACGCTGGCGGGCGGGCCGCTGCTGCGGCAACTCGGCGTTTCCATTCCCGCGCTGCAGACGGCTGGCGGAATCATCCTGCTCATGATTGCGCTCGATATGGTGTTCGCCCGGCCGACCAGCGTGTTCAAGCTGTCGCGGCCGGAAGGGGAGGAGGCGCAACAAAAGGACGATCTCGCCGTGTTTCCGCTGGCGACGCCGTTGCTCGCCGGGCCGGGGGCTATGAGCGCCGGTATTTTGCTGGCGGCGAACGCCGAGGGCAATACGGTGGAGCTTGCCATGACCATCTCGGCGCTGGGCGTCGTCATGGGCGTCACGCTCGTGCTGCTTCTGCTCGCACACGAGCTTTCCCGTTACCTCGGTGTGACCGCGCAGCGGGTGCTTATGCGCGTGTTCGGCATCCTGCTCGCCGCCATCGCGGTCGAGGCGCTCTTTGCCGGTCTTGCTGGGAGCGGCCTCGTTTCGCGCGGATAG